The genomic window TTGCGCAAAACCTTGTGCGTAAGAAATGATTTTTGAGAAGTAAAGGGCTTGACGGATCTTTTCAATCAACTCAGCCTTGTCTCCTTCAAATTTGAAAGCAGCTGGTTTTGGAAGCACCTTGCTAGCGTGTACACGTTCTTCTTTATAAGTTGAAATGTAGCGCGCAAATACCGACTCAGTAATCAGTGACAATGGCACACCAAGGTCAAGAGCTGATTGGCTAGTCCATTTACCAGTTCCTTTATTTCCTGCAGCATCCAAGATGTAGTCTACGATTGGTCCATCTTGACCTTCATCATCTTTACGGCTCAAGATATCAGCTGTGATTTCAATCAAGTAGCTGTCCAATTCACCCTTGTTCCACTCAGTAAAGATTTCAGCCATGTCTTCTGCTGAAAGACCGAGCAAGTGTTGCATCAAGTCATAGCTTTCTGCGATCAATTGCATATCACCGTACTCGATACCATTGTGGACCATTTTCACATAGTGACCTGCTCCATCAGGACCGATGTAAGTCACACATGGTTTCCCATCTTCTGGTGCTTTTGCAGAAATTTCTTCAAGAACGTCAGCCACCAATTCATAGGCTTCTTTTTGTCCACCAGGCATGATAGATGGTCCTTCAAGGGCACCTTTTTCACCACCAGATACACCTGTACCGATGAAGTTGATACCTGAGTTCGCCAATTCTTCATTACGACGGATAGTATCTTTATAGAAAGTATTTCCGCCATCAATCAAGAT from Streptococcus sp. oral taxon 061 includes these protein-coding regions:
- the gndA gene encoding NADP-dependent phosphogluconate dehydrogenase; protein product: MTKANFGVVGMAVMGRNLALNIESRGYTVAIYNRSKEKTEDVVACHPEKNFVPSYDIESFVNSIEKPRRIMLMVQAGPGTDATIQALLPHLDKGDILIDGGNTFYKDTIRRNEELANSGINFIGTGVSGGEKGALEGPSIMPGGQKEAYELVADVLEEISAKAPEDGKPCVTYIGPDGAGHYVKMVHNGIEYGDMQLIAESYDLMQHLLGLSAEDMAEIFTEWNKGELDSYLIEITADILSRKDDEGQDGPIVDYILDAAGNKGTGKWTSQSALDLGVPLSLITESVFARYISTYKEERVHASKVLPKPAAFKFEGDKAELIEKIRQALYFSKIISYAQGFAQLRVASKENNWNLPFADIASIWRAGCIIRSRFLQKITDAYSRDADLANLLLDEYFLDVTAKYQQSVRDIVALAVQAGVPVPTFSAAITYFDSYRSADLPANLIQAQRDYFGAHTYQRKDKEGTFHYSWYDEK